From Citricoccus sp. SGAir0253, a single genomic window includes:
- a CDS encoding ComEA family DNA-binding protein: MGRHSDDDPSLPAPLPPDRPAEPVDWEAPPPVAPVWRTRIVTSAVLLLAVVAGTWWVVSWLTSPAGPGGPGSPAAATLPAAGTTARAAAGDDPGAESPSAPEDRTATTASGAASPSAPGGPAAEDPSGRVPLTVHVAGEVRDPGLVQLSAGARVADALVAAGGPTDEALLDRLNLAAPAVDASQILVPGPDTVGPSGPSGAPGAVPAAGGGSSPDPATDAGGAGGAVDLNTADAATLEGLPGIGPALAGRIVAHREEVGPFGSLEDLDAVSGIGPAMMERLDGLVSW, translated from the coding sequence ATGGGACGACACAGCGACGACGACCCCTCCCTCCCCGCGCCCCTCCCCCCGGACCGTCCCGCGGAACCCGTGGACTGGGAGGCGCCCCCGCCGGTGGCCCCCGTGTGGCGCACGCGCATCGTCACCTCGGCCGTGCTGCTGCTGGCCGTGGTGGCCGGCACGTGGTGGGTCGTGAGCTGGCTGACCTCGCCGGCCGGCCCGGGCGGGCCCGGCAGTCCGGCGGCGGCAACCCTGCCCGCGGCGGGGACGACGGCCCGCGCCGCCGCGGGGGACGATCCCGGCGCGGAGAGTCCCTCGGCGCCGGAGGACCGGACGGCCACCACCGCGTCCGGCGCCGCGTCCCCGTCGGCCCCTGGCGGACCGGCTGCGGAGGACCCCTCCGGGCGCGTCCCCCTGACCGTCCACGTCGCCGGGGAGGTCCGTGACCCCGGGCTGGTGCAGCTGTCCGCCGGGGCCAGGGTGGCGGACGCGCTGGTCGCCGCGGGTGGCCCCACCGACGAGGCCCTGCTGGACCGGCTGAACCTCGCGGCCCCCGCAGTCGACGCCAGCCAGATCCTCGTGCCGGGCCCCGACACTGTCGGCCCGTCCGGCCCGTCCGGGGCGCCCGGTGCGGTGCCCGCGGCCGGCGGCGGGTCCTCGCCCGACCCGGCGACGGACGCCGGGGGCGCGGGGGGCGCCGTCGACCTCAACACCGCCGACGCCGCCACGCTGGAAGGGCTGCCGGGCATCGGCCCGGCGCTGGCCGGCAGGATCGTCGCACACCGGGAGGAGGTCGGCCCCTTCGGCTCCCTGGAGGACCTCGACGCCGTGTCCGGGATCGGCCCGGCCATGATGGAACGGCTCGACGGGCTCGTCAGCTGGTGA